From Vicia villosa cultivar HV-30 ecotype Madison, WI unplaced genomic scaffold, Vvil1.0 ctg.000102F_1_1_1, whole genome shotgun sequence, a single genomic window includes:
- the LOC131624095 gene encoding violaxanthin de-epoxidase, chloroplastic-like — MFLQLQLHHHHHLPKPVIHRNNRFSPQHSFLSSNLFPFSYSSPSPCSFSITLSTSHTSHLCIRPSSTSVDSAVTTDEPPVRLVAVVGHGAVSPLNSASWEQVMLHTAKRLKWVDEGYELLVFTDECIRSNEQIATRLQSELLKADILVIVAITNKESVNWIRISTKTIENVICFDSSPDLKNKLGGYDIHNEVKGSIFGKILGSSELDKTKDSYEVVQTVSEAWDRRSSDDIRFCLLLLINAYIRPVPILKNLRAKGFSTLNCMLKNCGKQVLNCLLDPNCRKALQCLNKCSPVDQVCNYRCIATYESENLEAFSLCVLQKNNCLELEAEVPTKPYVPPMVQFRGQNLSHETAEDLFVGWLGSLQWSWRVVAGQNPAYDQFPCQYQLFYRGKAKGSFWYEPVFQVKTFEGEMVWRRRRYRVKRGKIQGTFSFSVLDNGVVSNEFWTIVDVADDLSWGLFHYHGAARAAGQSYTGAVLVSPDGAFPDESERTKVIAALDKCEIKEWELFFVDNCSCIDPPLGTPEGSSLHAVVQIDDPKWKHV; from the exons ATGTTCTTGCAACTTCAactgcatcatcatcatcatcttcccaaACCAGTGATTCATAGAAACAATCGATTCTCTCCTCAACATTCCTTTCTCTCTTCCaacctttttcccttttcctatTCTTCTCCCTCGCCATGCTCATTCTCAATCACTCTCTCTACTTCACACACTTCTCATCTTTGCATTCGTCCATCATCAACTTCTGTGGACTCCGCCGTGACAACGGATGAACCTCCGGTGAGGTTGGTGGCTGTAGTTGGCCATGGAGCTGTCAGCCCTCTCAACTCTGCTTCTTGGGAACAAGTCATGCTTCACACA GCAAAAAGATTGAAATGGGTTGATGAAGGATATGAACTTCTTGTATTTACCGACGAATGTATTCGGTCGAATGAACAAATTGCCACAAGGCTCCAGAGCGAATTACTGAAGGCGGATATATTAGTGATTGTTGCTATTACAAACAAAGAGTCAGTTAACTGGATTAGAATCAGCACCAAAACTATTGAAAACGTAATATGCTTCGATTCTTCGCCAGATTTGAAGAACAAATTAGGGGGCTATGATATTCATAATGAAGTGAAAGGAAGTATATTTGGAAAAATATTGGGCAGTTCCGAGTTAGATAAAACGAAAGACTCGTATGAAGTAGTGCAAACTGTATCCGAAGCATGGGATCGGCGTAGTTCTGATGATATTCGATTCTGTTTACTATTGTTAATCAATGCTTATATAAGGCCAGTTCCAATATTGAAGAACTTAAGAGCAAAGGGTTTTTCAACCTTGAACTGTATGTTAAAGAACTGTGGCAAGCAAGTGCTTAACTGTTTGTTGGATCCTAATTGTAGAAAAGCTCTTCAAtgcttgaataagtgtagtcctGTTGATCAAGTTTGTAACTATCGATGCATAGCTACGTACGAAAGTGAAAATCTAGAAGCCTTTTCGCTCTGCGTGTTACAGAAAAACAACTGTCTTGAATTGGAAGCAGAAGTCCCTACCAAGCCATACGTGCCTCCGATGGTTCAGTTTCGCGGACAGAATTTAAGCCATGAAACCGCGGAAGATTTATTTGTTGGTTGGTTAGGAAGTTTGCAATGGAGCTGGCGCGTTGTGGCGGGGCAGAATCCAGCGTATGATCAGTTCCCTTGCCAATATCAGCTATTCTATAGAGGAAAAGCAAAAGGGTCGTTCTGGTATGAACCGGTGTTTCAGGTAAAAACATTTGAAGGCGAAATGGTATGGAGGAGGAGAAGATATAGGGTTAAGAGAGGTAAGATTCAAGGAACATTCAGTTTCAGTGTATTGGATAACGGAGTTGTTTCGAACGAGTTTTGGACGATTGTTGATGTAGCTGATGATCTTAGTTGGGGTTTGTTTCACTATCATGGAGCTGCTAGAGCTGCAGGGCAGTCTTATACTGGGGCAGTACTTGTTAGTCCTGATGGAGCATTTccagatgaaagtgaaaggacaaAAGTAATTGCTGCATTAGATAAATGTGAGATCAAAGAGTGGGAGCTTTTTTTTGTGGACAATTGTTCATGCATTGATCCTCCATTGGGAACTCCAGAGGGTTCAAGTTTACATGCTGTAGTACAAATTGATGATCCAAAATGGAAGCATGTATGA